The following nucleotide sequence is from Synechococcus sp. CBW1004.
GCTGCTCAGGCCCAGGGCCCGGCCGGCTTCCCTGAGGCCGGCGGGCACCTGCTGCAGGCCGGTGACCAGGCCGCGCAGCAGGGGCAGCAGGGCATAGAGGGTGAGGGCCACCACCGCCGGGGTGGGGCCGATGCCGCCGAGCAGCGGCACGGTGAGCAGCAGGCCGAAGATCGCCAGGCTGGGAATGGTCTGGACCGCATTGGCCAGTCCGAGCGCCAGGCGGCTCCAGCGCGGCCGCCCCTGGATGGCCAGGCCCAGGGGCAGGGCGATCAGCAGGGCCAGGGCCACGCTCAGGGCCACCAGCAGCAGGTGTTCGCCGCTGCGCTGCAGGATTTCGCGGGCGAGGGCGGGTGAGAGGGCTGGAGGCGTCATCGCTGCACCGTCCTGGTTGCGGTGGCCCGCCCTTGCCGGTCCCCCTCATGATCGGCCCGCCGGGCCGGAGGCGCATCCCGGAGGCCCTGCCGCGATGGCAGCAAAGCAGGAAGCCACCAGACTGAACGTTCAGCTGGCCTGACGGTTCCGAGCATGGGCAGGACAGGCCGACCGCGCCGCCGCAGGCGTTCCGTGACGATCCGGCGATCGCAGCGCTGGCCGCTGATCGCCGTGCTCGGCCTGCTGCTGGTCACCGGCTCGATCCTGCTGGCCAACCAGCGCCATTCCGGCGATCCCCCCCGGGCGCGCCGGGAGCTGCGTAAGTTCTGAACCGACATGGGCCCCGCGGTTGCTGCGCCCGGCCCACAGCAGCACCCGCTGACTCCGTTTCAGGCGAGGCCAGAGCGCCTGCCAGCAAGGGGCGACGGCTGGGGAGGAGGCGCGAGCGCAACCCTGGGGCTGTGCAGACAAGCCATAGCGATGTCAGCATGATTCGAGCCCGTTAGGCTCAGCTCAAGCGCCGTGATCCCTGGCCTGGGCCATGGCAGTTGCTGATCCGGATCTGATGTGTCATCTGCAGGCTCCCCTCGCGCCTTGGCGCCACGCCGCAGGCTGATGGCAACCAGGATCAGACCATGGGTGGCGATGGGATGAGCGCCAACTTCCGCCACCTGCGCCCCTATGACGCCCAGCTGTTCCGGCTGGGGGCGCTGGCGGAGCGCTATTTCCCGGACGATCCGAACACGGCTCTGCTCAAGCTGCGGCAGCTGGGTGAGTTGCTGGCGCAGCAGACGGCCAGCCGCTTCGGGATGGAGCTGCGGGTCGAGGAGACCCAGCAGCAGCTGGTGCAGCGCCTGACGTTCGAGGGCGTGCTCGACCGGGAGGTGGCGGACCTGTTCCACGAGGTGCGCCGCCGGGGCAACAAGGCCAACCACGAGCTCCAGGGCGACCACGCCTCAGCGCTGAAGACCCTGCGCTTCGCCTGGCAGCTGGGGGTGTGGTTCCACCGCACCTTCTCCGATCCGGACTTCCGCAGCGGACCGTTTCAACCGCCGCAGCCGCCTGACGATGGCGATCAGGCGCTGCAGGCGGAGCTGGCCGAGCTGCGCCAGGCGCTGACGGCTTATCAGGCCTCGGAAGGTCTGGCCAGTGAGCAGCTGGCCCAGACGGAAGCCCAGCTGCGCCAGGCGTTGCAGGAGCAGCAGGAGTGGGAGCAGCTCGCTGCGGCGGTGGAAGCCGACAAGGCGGCCTTGGCGGCCCGGTTGGCGGCGCTGCAGGCCGCCGCAAGCCGCGAGGATCCGGCCGTGTTGACGGCCCGGCGGCAGGCCTCGCGGCGTGCGGCCGAACGACTCGAGTTGAGCGAAGCCGAAACAAGGGATCTGATCGATACCCAGCTGCGCCAGGCCGGCTGGGAAGCCGACAGCCAACGGCTGCGCTACAGCCAGGGCGCCCGGCCCGAGAAGCACCGCAACCTGGCGATCGCCGAATGGCCCACCCGCAGCGGCCCGGCCGACTACGTGCTGTTCGCCGGGCTGACGCCCCTGGCGGCGGTGGAAGCGAAGCGCGCCAACCGCGATGTGGCCGGCGTGCTGCCCCAGGCCCAGCGCTACTGCCGCGATCTGGCGGCCGGCGAGGAGCTGGCGCTGCAGCCCGGGGGCTGGGGGGAGGAGGGGGAGTTCCGCCTGCCCTTCGCCTTCGCCACCAACGGCCGCCCCTTCCTGCGCCAGCTGCAGACCTGCAGTGGCATCTGGTTCCGCGATCTGCGCCGCAGCACCAACCTGCCGGTTCCCCTGGAGGGCTGGTATTCGCCGGAAGGGCTGCGCCAGCTGGCCCGGCAGGACATCCACAGCGCCGAGGAGAAGCTGCGCCGCGAGGCGTTCAGCTTCGGGTTTCAGTTGCGGCCCTATCAACGCCGGGCGATCGAAGCGGTGGAGGCGGCGATCGCGGCGCAGCAGCGGGAGATCCTGCTGGCCTGCGCCACCGGCACCGGCAAAACCAGGACCGCCGTGGCCCTGATCTACCGGGCACTCAAGACCGGCCGCTTCCGGCGGGTGCTGTTCCTGGTGGATCGGGAGGAGCTCGGCATCCAGGCCGGCGATGCCTTCAAGGAGACGAAGGTGGAGAGCACCCAGCGTTTCGCTGAGATCTTCGGCATCAAGCAGCTGGGCGAGCGGATGCTGGAGAGCGACACGCGCGTGCACATCGCCACCGTGCAGGCGATGGCGCAGCGGCTGTTGCTGGGGGATGAGGAGGGACGCCCCACGGTGGACAGCTACGACCTGATCGTGGTGGATGAATGCCACCGCGGCTATCTGCTGGATCGGGAGCTGAGCGATCGCGAGCTGCGCTTCCGCGATTTCAACGACTACGTGTCGAAGTACCGGCGGGTGCTGGAGATGTTTGATGCCGTGAAGGTGGCGCTCACCGCCACCCCGGCGCTGCACACGGTGCAGATCTTCGGCCATCCGGTGTTTGTGTACAGCTACCGCGAGGCGGTGGTGGATGGCTACCTGGTGGATCATGAACCACCGATTCGCATCCGCACGAAGCTGAGCAGCGAAGGGATCGTCTGGCAGGCCGGCGAGGAGGTGGCCACGATCGATCCCCGCAGCGGCCAGCTCGATCTGTTCACCACCCCGGATGCGCTGCATTTCGAGGTGGAGGCCTTCAACCGCCAGGTGATCACCGAAGCCTTCAACCGGGTGGTGTGTGAGTTTCTGGCCGATGAACTCGATCCATTTTCGCCCTTCAAAACCCTGATCTTCTGCGTCAGCGACAAGCACGCCGATCTGGTGGTGCTGCTGCTCAAGGAGGCGTTTGCGAAGCGCTATGGCAGCGTGCCGGATGAGGCGGTGGCGAAGATCACCGGCAGCAGCGACAAGCCGGCGCAGCTGATCCGGCGCTTCAAGAATGAAAGCTTCCCCAATGTGGCCGTCACCGTGGATCTGCTCACCACGGGCGTGGATGTGCCGGCGATCGGCAACATCGTGTTTCTGCGGCGCGTGAACAGCCGCATCCTTTACGACCAGATGATCGGCCGCGCCACCCGCCTGTGCGAGGCGATCGGCAAGGACAGCTTCCGCATCTTCGACGCGGTGGGCCTGTACGAGGCGCTGCAGGACTTCACCGACATGAAGCCGGTGGTGGTGAACCCCAAGATCCCCTTCTCCCAGCTGCTGGAGGAGCTGCAGAGCACCGAGGGGGAGGAGTGGCAGCTGGTGCGCGAGCAGCTGATCGCCAAGCTGCGGCGCAAGCAGCGGCATCTCAGCGAAACCGCCGAGGCCCGTTTCCGCTTGCTGAGCGGCGAGGAACCCGAGGCCTTCATCAGCCGCCTGCAGGGGCTGCCGGAGGGGGAGGCCAGAGGCTGGCTGGCGAGCATCGAGGGGCTGGGTGAGCTGCTCGATGCCCAGTGGGAGGTGCGCGCCGATCCGCAGTTCCTCTCCGAACACGACGACGAACTGCGCGCCATCGAACGGGGTTACGGCGAGGCGAAGCGTCCGGAGGACTACCTGCAGGGCTTCAGCGCCTTCGTGCGCGACCCGGGCAACCACCTGCCCGCCCTCACCACGGTGCTGACGAAACCCTGGGAGCTGAGCCGCAGGGATCTGCGCGAGCTGAAGCTGGCGCTGGATCAGCGGGGCTACAGCGAAACCACGTTGGCCACCGCCTGGCGTGAAACCACCAACCAGGAGATGGCCGCCTCGATCATGGGCTGGATCCGTCAGGCGGCCCTGGGCGATCCGCTGATGCCCTACGAGCAGCGGGTGGAGCGGGCCCTGCAGCGGATCCTGGCCTCGCGCAGCTGGAGCAAGCCGCAGCGCGACTGGCTGCAGCGCATCGCCAACCAAACGAAGGCGATCACGATCGTGGATCGCGAAGCGCTGGACGACGACGCCCTGCTGTTCCGGCGCGAGGGGGGCGGTTGGCCGCGGCTGAACCGGGTGTTCGGCGGCGAGCTGGAGGGGGTGCTGCAGGAGTTTCAGCGCCAGGTGTGGGCGGCGTGAGGCCCATCAGGGCAGCACCCGCTCCGCCAGCTGCCGCAGCCAGCTCAACGGTCCGGGTGGATCCGAGGCCCTGCGCCGCAAGAGGGCCGCCTACGTCGCCAATGGCGCCCAGCTGGGCTGGCTGCTGTTTCCCGAGCAGCGGGCGGTGGAGATCTGGCAGGCCAATGACGAGGGCGGCGAACCAGGAGAGCCGCATCAACGCGATCGTGAAGGGGCGGCGCGCGATCACCGCCGACACCGATCTGCGCCTCTGCCGTTTCTTTGGCTTCAGCGAGGGGTTCTGGCTGCGGATGCAGACCAGCCACGACCTGAAGCTGGCGAAGCAGGCCCTGGCAAACGTGCTCCCAGCGATCGAGCCGCTCCAGTCCACCTGATCTAGACTGGGTATCGACCGCGATGGTGCCGAAGGCCATGCGCGCCAAGCTGTTTCGCAACGGCCGCAGCCAGGCGGTGCGCCTGCCGGCCGAATTCCGTTTTGAGGGAACGGAGGTGGAGGTGTATCGCGATCCCGAGAGCGGCGCGGTGGTGCTCACGCCGGTGCGGCCGTCGGCCAGCGATTTGCTGCAGCTGAGGGATGCGTTGCTGCAGGAGCCTGGCTTCCGAGAGGAGCTGGATGCCTTCTTCGAGGGATTGCACGACACCAGTCCTGTCGAACCGGTGGACTTTCCCTGATGTCTGCGGCAGAGGGGAGGCTGATGCTCGATGCCAACGCCGTGAGCGCCTTTCTCAACCGGCTCTCGCCACGCCTGGATGGCTGGGTGCGTGAACAGCGCTGTTGTCTGTCGGCGATTGTGGTGGCCGAGATCCGCTACGGGCTGGAGAAGCGGCCGGCGGCTACTCGGTTGCGCGCGCTGGCGGAGGCCACTCTTGAAACCCTGGAGATCCTGCCCTGGACGGACGACTGCGCCAGAATCTACGGGCGGCTGCGCGCCGATCTCGAACGGGAGGGCAAGCCATTTGCGGTGATGGATCTGCTGATCGCCAGCCATGCCCTGAGCGAAGGCTGCACCCTGGTGACCGCGGATCGGGCCTTCGCCAACGTGCCCGAGCTGCAGCTGGAGGCCTGGTGATGGCGGGAAGCATGACGAGCAACAGCCCCACCGGCGACCGGCTCATGCAAGAGATCGTTTTCAAGCTGTGGAACTTCTGCAATGTCCTCAAGGACGACGGGGTGACCGATCGATCACTCAATGCGCCTGAGCGATGTGACAGGCGGTGGCACTTGTGAAGGGAGAAGACCATCACCCTCCGATGTCGTTCCCACTCCAATCGACCAGCCCACCTGCGGTGTCTACGATCCAACCCATGAAGGCCGGCCAGCTCATGCGCACGTACTCGGCTGTGATCGAACGCTGCAGCGAGACCGGTCTGCTTGTGGGTCATGTGCCTGGCTTCCCCGGTGCTCACAGCCAGGGGGCGACGCTCGATGAGCTGCAGGCCAACCTCCAGGAGGTGATCGCCATGCTGCTGGAGGACGGCGAGCCGAACCTGGAGAGCGACTTCGTCGGCCTGCAGCAGATTGTGGTTCCGGCCTGAGCGTGGGCTCCACACCGGTTCTCAAGCCCTCGGAGGTGGTCGACATCCTGCGGACACTGGGTTTCGAGCTTGTCCGTCAACGCGGATCGCATCTGCAGTTCCGCGATGCCCGTGGGCGCGGCACCACTGTTCCAGCCCATCAGGGTCGCGACATCGCCCCACCGCTGCTTCGTCAGATCGCCAAGGACATCGGCATGACCGTGGAGGAGTTCCTCCGCCACCGTTGAACCAGGCTGTTCAGAATGGGGCCATGCCTGCCGATCCGCCCCTGGACAGCCCTCGTTCCAAGCGGCTTCCATCCGCCCGTGCGCCCCGGTGCTTGCCGCGGCGCAATGCCATCGAACCCTTGCAGCAGCGCTGCGCGGAGGCGACCCCGTGATGACCCGCACCAGCCTCCACAGCGGCACCCACGACAGGCTGACCCACGACATCGTCGCCAAGCTCTGGAACCTTTGCAATGTGCTGAAGGATGACGGGGTGACCTATCACCAGTACGTGACGGAGCTCACCTATCTGCTGTTCCTGAAGATGGCCAAGGAGACGGGCCAGGAGCAGGGGATTCCCGAGGAGTGGCGCTGGGACGAGCTGGAGAAACGCGATGGCACCCAGCAGCTGAATCAGTACAAGCTGCTGCTGCTGGAGCTGGGCAGCAGCGAAAGCGGCAGCTCACCGCTGGTGCAGGAGATCTACGCCAATGCCAGCTCGTTCATCAAGAAGCCGGTGACGCTCAACAGGCTGGTGAGCGAGATCGAGAAGCTGGATTGGTACAGCGCCCGCGAGGAGGGATTGGGGGATCTGTATGAGGGCCTGCTGCAGAAGAACGCCGAGGAAAAGAAATCGGGTGCCGGCCAGTATTTCACCCCACGGCCACTGATCGACTCGATGGTGGCGGTGATGCAACCAACCCTGGAGGATGTGATCCAGGATCCGGCGGGGGGAACCGGTGGCTTCCCGATCGCGGCGCTGCACTGGATCCGCGACCACTACGACATCAGCCAGCTGGATGAGAAGCAGCAGAAAAATTTCTACGAGGGCACGTTTTATGGCATGGAGCACGTGCAGGACACGCATCGGCTGGCGCTGATGAACCTGATGCTGCATGGCCTGGATTCGCGGCCGGGGCAATGCGGCATCTGGTATGGCGACACCCTCAGCAGCGATGGGCTGCTGCTGCCGCCGGCCTCCTTGATTCTCACCAATCCCCCCTTCGGCACCAAGAAGGGCGGCGGCCTGCCGAGCCGCGATGATTTCACCTTTCCCACCAGCAACAAGCAGTTCTGCTTCCTGCAGCACATCATCCGGGCCTTGAAACCGGGTGGGAGAGCGGCGGTGGTGCTGCCCGACAACGTGCTGTTCGAAGGCAACGTGGGCAAGCAGATCCGGGCCGACCTGATGGACAAGTGCAACCTGCACACGATCCTGCGGCTGCCCACCGGCATCTTCTACGCCCAGGGCGTGAAGACCAATGTGCTGTTCTTCACGCGGGGCCCTGTTCATCACGATCAGGCGGAGAGGGGCAACACGGATCGAGGTCAAACACAACAAGTCTGGGTGTATGACCTGCGGGCCAACATGCCGGCCTTCGGCAAGCGCACGCCGCTCACCCGCGAGCACTTTGCGGCGTTCGAGGAGGCCTATGGGCCGGATCCGCTGGGCCTGGCGCCGCGGACAGCCACCGGACCCGAAGGCCGCTGGCAGTGCTTCAGCCGCGAGGAGATCGCATCGCGCGGCGACAGCCTCGATCTGGCCTGGCTGAAGGACGACTCCGCCGAAGACGCCTCCGAATTGCCGGAACCATCCGAACTGGCCCGCGACGCCATGGGCGAACTGGAAGGCGCCCTCGATGATCTGCGGGCGATCCTGGCGGAACTGGGGGAAGAGCTGGAGGAGTTGGTGTGAAGGAGGAGCGGCCAGAGCTGCCGGCGGGTTGGCAGCTTGCTCCGATTGATGACCTGGGAGAACTCAGGCTGGGGAAAATGCTTGACAAGTCAAAAAATCAGGGAATCCCTGTTCAGTATCTCCGAAATCTCAATGTGAGATGGTTTAGATTTCAGGTCGAGGATGTTTTGTCGCTTCTCGCCTCCCCGGATGAGATTGAGAAGCTGTCAATCGTCGACGGGGATCTTCTTATTTGTGAAGGCGGTGAGCCCGGTCGGTGCGCGGTTTGGCGTGGTGGAGCCAATGCCTTCGTGTATCAGAAAGCTCTCCATCGATTTCGTAGCCATGGGGGAATCGAGCCTGAGATCCTTATGTATATGCTGCGGCATCGCTCTGAGACGGGTGCCCTTTCTGATTCCTTCACTGGAACCACAATTAAGCACCTGACGAGAGAAAGTCTCGCGCGTTTAATTGGGGACTCCTGAAAAACGACTCGCGTGCCTCACTGGGGCAAGCCGACGAACAGGGGTGATGGCAGCTCGAATCCGCGGCTTTACAGCAACCGGCGATTCGGCTGCCTCAAACTGGCAAATGCTTCTTGGCGCCACCAAGAGCCAGCCAAGACGTTGTAACGCACAAAAACCAGGAATAAATCGCGACAAAAAAGAGGCGGAGGAGCCTCAGGATCTTCTCGGCACACATCACCAGGAATGCCATCGAGATCGTCGTTTCTGCACCCTGAGGCAGGCGAGCCATGATCAACTGAAGTGAATACTTGCGCTTCCCTGAACCAAAGACACCCTCAACCTCGTTTCGCTTGCGCTGGTCAGCGCTGAGCTGCTGCTTGTGCACAGCGTTGACTCCTGGATCCTTCGGTGGCCTCCCAAGTCGTTTGCCAGATAGTCGGATATTATTCCTCGTACAGAAGTTTCGATTCTTAGTGTTGATGTAGATGCGATCGGCGCAGATGCGCTCAGGGTAGCAGCCATGCTCTCGCTTGTACTTCTTGGCTTGTGAAATCAAGTCTTCGGACTCATTGTACGGATCCCAGCTGATCCTGTGAAGGAAGGCAAAGCCATTGCGCACGGAAACACTAATTTTGGCACCAAACTCAAAAGCGGCTCTTGCTTTGCCACGAGCAATGGGGCGAACATGTCGCTGAATCAAGTTGACGATGCGGTCGGGCATGCTGCGTGTCTTGGAGTACAGCAAGATCGTCTGCTGTCGGTGCAGCTCACTGATCACGAGAAGCTTCTGCCACCAATGCGTCTTGAGACCCGAAAGGCTTGCGCCAGAGGCGATCAGGGCATCGATGACATCAAGATTGCGCTGCAGGTAGTCGAGCTGGCGGCGTATTGCGGCTTTTGTTTTGCGACGACGTGGCTTTTTCTGCTTGGCGACATTGAGGAAAGCAGCACGCGCCCTGCCTCGATCATATCGAGGCTTATGCTTACGCAGATCTGGGTGCTGACTGCGCAGATCATCAATGATTCGTTCGGTTGACTCCCTCGCCTCATTGAGTAGCTTCAGATCAGTGGGATAGGTGATGTCGGCTGGCGTGCAAGAGGCATCGATGGTCAATGTTCCCCAGTTCTTGTCCTCGGGCCAATCTGCTGGCTTCACGAAATCGTCAATGGAGATCTGGGTTCCAGCATCAACACTTGGATCGTCGGGGTGGTCGTCATCTTGCCGTGACGACACAGCCTCGATCACCATGGCCTTACCGCGTTCTGCAATCAGTTCGTTGATCCGCTTGAGGTCATCCTCTGAGAAACGCTTGCGGAAATGCACCATCATCGACGGGTCGAATGGTGATTTACTGGTGTAGCCGGCAAAACCCAAAAAATACTGCATGTATGCATTTTCTCGGATCTGCTCGACGGTTTCCTCATCGCTCAAGCCAAGGCGCTGCTTAATGAACAGCGCACCAAATGCCAATCTCACAGACTTCGCGGGGGCACCAGTCGTGGGGCTGAACTGAGGGGCATACGTTTCTTCCAGCTCTTCCCATGGCATCAGAGAGGAGAAGATCACCCAGCGGTTGTCCGGGTCCAATGTTCCGCCAAAAGGGAGATGGAACGCCTCGATTGAAAGCTGCCTGTTATGGTGTTTCCGGTACATCTACTGGGTTGAACAGTTGCAGCAATCATCGATTGCCCCTTGCAAGGCCAGTTTAGCGAGCCTCGACCGCTGAAACCAGCTGCGCTGCAGTCGATCTGGCTTTTTCAGGAGTCCCTAATTGTCGCCGTTCCGCCCCTCAACGAACAACGCCGCATCGCTGCCAAGCTCGACATCACCTTGGCCGCCGTCGACGCCTGCCGCCAGCGGCTCGATGGCGTGGAGGCCCTGCTCAAGCGCTTTCGCCAGGTGGTGCTGGCGGCGGCCACCTCGGGGGAGTTGACGCGGGAGTGGCGGGAGGAGCGGGGCAGCAGCAAGGACTGGAAGGCTTGCGTTCTTGACGACATCGCTTCCATTCAGGGAGGAATTACGAAGGACTCAAAAAAGCAGGTTGATGAGTATCCCGAGTTTCCTTACTTGCGGGTCGCCAACGTCCAGAGAGGCTATCTTGACCTCAAGGAGATCTCCTTCATTCGAGTTCCCCCAGGAAAGATCGATTCCTTGCTTCTGGAGGAGGGCGACATCCTATTTAGGGACTCCTGAAAAACGACTCGCGTGCCTCACTGGGGCAAGCCGACGAACAGGGGTGATGGCAGCTCGAATCCGCGGCTTTACAGCAACCGGCGATTCGGCTGCCTCAAACTGGCAAATGCTTCTTGGCGCCACCAAGAGCCAGCCAAGACGTTGTAACGCACAAAAACCAGGAATAAATCGCGACAAAAAAGAGGCGGAGGAGCCTCAGGATCTTCTCGGCACACATCACCAGGAATGCCATCGAGATCGTCGTTTCTGCACCCTGAGGCAGGCGAGCCATGATCAACTGAAGTGAATACTTGCGCTTCCCTGAACCAAAGACACCCTCAACCTCGTTTCGCTTGCGCTGGTCAGCGCTGAGCTGCTGCTTGTGCACAGCGTTGACTCCTGGATCCTTCGGTGGCCTCCCAAGTCGTTTGCCAGATAGTCGGATATTGTTCCTCGTACAGAAGTTTCGATTCTTAGTGTTGATGTAGATGCGATCGGCGCAGATGCGCTCAGGGTAGCAGCCATGCTCTCGCTTGTACTTCTTGGCTTGTGAAATCAAGTCTTCGGACTCATTGTACGGATCCCAGCTGATCCTGTGAAGGAAGGCAAAGCCATTGCGCACGGAAACACTAATTTTGGCACCAAACTCAAAAGCGGCTCTTGCTTTGCCACGAGCAATGGGGCGAACATGTCGCTGAATCAAGTTGACGATGCGGTCGGGCATGCTGCGTGTCTTGGAGTACAGCAAGATCGTCTGCTGTCGGTGCAGCTCACTGATCACGAGAAGCTTCTTCCACCAATGCGTCTTGAGACCCGAAAGGCTTGCGCCAGAGGCGATCAGGGCATCGATGGCATCAAGATTGCGCTGCAGGTAGTCGAGCTGGCGGCGTATTGCGGCTTTTGTTTTGCGACGACGTGGCTTTTTCTGCTTG
It contains:
- the hsdR gene encoding type I restriction-modification system endonuclease, which produces MSANFRHLRPYDAQLFRLGALAERYFPDDPNTALLKLRQLGELLAQQTASRFGMELRVEETQQQLVQRLTFEGVLDREVADLFHEVRRRGNKANHELQGDHASALKTLRFAWQLGVWFHRTFSDPDFRSGPFQPPQPPDDGDQALQAELAELRQALTAYQASEGLASEQLAQTEAQLRQALQEQQEWEQLAAAVEADKAALAARLAALQAAASREDPAVLTARRQASRRAAERLELSEAETRDLIDTQLRQAGWEADSQRLRYSQGARPEKHRNLAIAEWPTRSGPADYVLFAGLTPLAAVEAKRANRDVAGVLPQAQRYCRDLAAGEELALQPGGWGEEGEFRLPFAFATNGRPFLRQLQTCSGIWFRDLRRSTNLPVPLEGWYSPEGLRQLARQDIHSAEEKLRREAFSFGFQLRPYQRRAIEAVEAAIAAQQREILLACATGTGKTRTAVALIYRALKTGRFRRVLFLVDREELGIQAGDAFKETKVESTQRFAEIFGIKQLGERMLESDTRVHIATVQAMAQRLLLGDEEGRPTVDSYDLIVVDECHRGYLLDRELSDRELRFRDFNDYVSKYRRVLEMFDAVKVALTATPALHTVQIFGHPVFVYSYREAVVDGYLVDHEPPIRIRTKLSSEGIVWQAGEEVATIDPRSGQLDLFTTPDALHFEVEAFNRQVITEAFNRVVCEFLADELDPFSPFKTLIFCVSDKHADLVVLLLKEAFAKRYGSVPDEAVAKITGSSDKPAQLIRRFKNESFPNVAVTVDLLTTGVDVPAIGNIVFLRRVNSRILYDQMIGRATRLCEAIGKDSFRIFDAVGLYEALQDFTDMKPVVVNPKIPFSQLLEELQSTEGEEWQLVREQLIAKLRRKQRHLSETAEARFRLLSGEEPEAFISRLQGLPEGEARGWLASIEGLGELLDAQWEVRADPQFLSEHDDELRAIERGYGEAKRPEDYLQGFSAFVRDPGNHLPALTTVLTKPWELSRRDLRELKLALDQRGYSETTLATAWRETTNQEMAASIMGWIRQAALGDPLMPYEQRVERALQRILASRSWSKPQRDWLQRIANQTKAITIVDREALDDDALLFRREGGGWPRLNRVFGGELEGVLQEFQRQVWAA
- a CDS encoding HigA family addiction module antitoxin — protein: MTRAANQESRINAIVKGRRAITADTDLRLCRFFGFSEGFWLRMQTSHDLKLAKQALANVLPAIEPLQST
- a CDS encoding antitoxin, with the protein product MRAKLFRNGRSQAVRLPAEFRFEGTEVEVYRDPESGAVVLTPVRPSASDLLQLRDALLQEPGFREELDAFFEGLHDTSPVEPVDFP
- a CDS encoding type II toxin-antitoxin system VapC family toxin; protein product: MSAAEGRLMLDANAVSAFLNRLSPRLDGWVREQRCCLSAIVVAEIRYGLEKRPAATRLRALAEATLETLEILPWTDDCARIYGRLRADLEREGKPFAVMDLLIASHALSEGCTLVTADRAFANVPELQLEAW
- a CDS encoding type II toxin-antitoxin system HicB family antitoxin is translated as MKAGQLMRTYSAVIERCSETGLLVGHVPGFPGAHSQGATLDELQANLQEVIAMLLEDGEPNLESDFVGLQQIVVPA
- a CDS encoding type II toxin-antitoxin system HicA family toxin: MGSTPVLKPSEVVDILRTLGFELVRQRGSHLQFRDARGRGTTVPAHQGRDIAPPLLRQIAKDIGMTVEEFLRHR
- a CDS encoding N-6 DNA methylase, which gives rise to MTRTSLHSGTHDRLTHDIVAKLWNLCNVLKDDGVTYHQYVTELTYLLFLKMAKETGQEQGIPEEWRWDELEKRDGTQQLNQYKLLLLELGSSESGSSPLVQEIYANASSFIKKPVTLNRLVSEIEKLDWYSAREEGLGDLYEGLLQKNAEEKKSGAGQYFTPRPLIDSMVAVMQPTLEDVIQDPAGGTGGFPIAALHWIRDHYDISQLDEKQQKNFYEGTFYGMEHVQDTHRLALMNLMLHGLDSRPGQCGIWYGDTLSSDGLLLPPASLILTNPPFGTKKGGGLPSRDDFTFPTSNKQFCFLQHIIRALKPGGRAAVVLPDNVLFEGNVGKQIRADLMDKCNLHTILRLPTGIFYAQGVKTNVLFFTRGPVHHDQAERGNTDRGQTQQVWVYDLRANMPAFGKRTPLTREHFAAFEEAYGPDPLGLAPRTATGPEGRWQCFSREEIASRGDSLDLAWLKDDSAEDASELPEPSELARDAMGELEGALDDLRAILAELGEELEELV
- a CDS encoding IS5 family transposase, which translates into the protein MYRKHHNRQLSIEAFHLPFGGTLDPDNRWVIFSSLMPWEELEETYAPQFSPTTGAPAKSVRLAFGALFIKQRLGLSDEETVEQIRENAYMQYFLGFAGYTSKSPFDPSMMVHFRKRFSEDDLKRINELIAERGKAMVIEAVSSRQDDDHPDDPSVDAGTQISIDDFVKPADWPEDKNWGTLTIDASCTPADITYPTDLKLLNEARESTERIIDDLRSQHPDLRKHKPRYDRGRARAAFLNVAKQKKPRRRKTKAAIRRQLDYLQRNLDVIDALIASGASLSGLKTHWWQKLLVISELHRQQTILLYSKTRSMPDRIVNLIQRHVRPIARGKARAAFEFGAKISVSVRNGFAFLHRISWDPYNESEDLISQAKKYKREHGCYPERICADRIYINTKNRNFCTRNNIRLSGKRLGRPPKDPGVNAVHKQQLSADQRKRNEVEGVFGSGKRKYSLQLIMARLPQGAETTISMAFLVMCAEKILRLLRLFFVAIYSWFLCVTTSWLALGGAKKHLPV
- a CDS encoding IS5 family transposase, which gives rise to MYRKHHNGQLSIEAFHLPFGGTLDPDNRWVIFSSLMPWEELEETYAPQFSPTTGAPAKSVRLAFGALFIKQRLGLSDEETVEQIRENAYMQYFLGFAGYTSKSPFDPSMMVHFRKRFSEDDLKRINELIAERGKAMVIEAVSSRQDDDHPDDPSVDAGTQISIDDFVKPADWPEDKNWGTLTIDASCTPADITYPTDLKLLNEARESTERIIDDLRSQHPDLRKHKPRYDRGRARAAFLNVAKQKKPRRRKTKAAIRRQLDYLQRNLDAIDALIASGASLSGLKTHWWKKLLVISELHRQQTILLYSKTRSMPDRIVNLIQRHVRPIARGKARAAFEFGAKISVSVRNGFAFLHRISWDPYNESEDLISQAKKYKREHGCYPERICADRIYINTKNRNFCTRNNIRLSGKRLGRPPKDPGVNAVHKQQLSADQRKRNEVEGVFGSGKRKYSLQLIMARLPQGAETTISMAFLVMCAEKILRLLRLFFVAIYSWFLCVTTSWLALGGAKKHLPV